In the Diprion similis isolate iyDipSimi1 chromosome 2, iyDipSimi1.1, whole genome shotgun sequence genome, one interval contains:
- the LOC124416501 gene encoding nephrin-like isoform X4 produces MIRESSEVIQCLIPDVENQGRKKASQGTMGRRDADRVGTPLFVAVSTIVLFVALRPCHATITNQEIVAMSEAQAVAGGVAQLPCDVEPPISGDKLYLVIWYKEESNNPIYSFDCRRHGNAQDATHWSDSSIGNRAFFKQSDKPAKLNLESVTEKDNGLYRCRVDFKQSPTRNSKVNLTVIVPPERLSILDEDGTAHIQNYILGPYSEGASVNITCVATGGRPQPRVTWWDESVLLDESFEAVGNRSVRNVLRLEKLERKHLSTTLTCQASNNNMVTPIVGTVTLNMNLKPLWVRLRGENQPLSAGSTHEIACEVVGARPTPDVIWSKGNIPLKNTRLTVSPDGNTTTSTLTFVPSIEDAGKFLSCRASVPSIPHSTIEDGWKLDIYHSPVVTLELGSNLNGSPIREGIDVYFECNIKSNPWVYKVSWRHNGNPLYHNAAAGTIVSNQSLVLQSVTRSRSGIYTCVGSNREGDGESNALNLDIKFAPVCRPGQTKVYGVARQETVRIRCELEANPTNVSFTWRFNSSAEAVDIAQAHVTSDRAQSVVSYTPMTESDYGSLVCLGVNDQGAQLEPCVYTIVPAGHPDNPHNCSVLNQTTDSLHVECTEGFDGGLPQEFTLEVDIETSNELAKAGSLVYNSTSKVPTFSVTGLDPGTTYHIIVFASNSKGRSEPVRLRTTTLNLPERRTGERLTRPPSPENCTIREESRTMVRVSCAESEYFDPNTATYVLQVFDAGSRRLLASATSLTPSILEVTDLPAERSQLGLVLSLRIMTAHATSDATVLHSQHFVQEGETLEHQRYPALTPVMLSLSGPLLGAVVGAAAGLLLVIFVIVLAVRLRYRPRPQDDKDSHDDGGMANLAAPNEKTASLPANTDSIESFEKNPDIIPHGNENSYAELCKGASPRFILPQSRQLQDQSSFGPNGNNSIELTYAELSLQRGGRRVPPNCYQPVPVAGVQRPQLLPMSTLTRRQQPQDPTIYAQVATGKSVYIPPPHPYLTRGVDETTAETPLIGRENKITTITESANSLWRSATPPTSMAPAT; encoded by the exons ttGCGATGAGCGAAGCCCAGGCCGTAGCTGGAGGAGTTGCCCAACTGCCGTGTGACGTCGAGCCTCCGATCAGCGGTGACAAACTCTATCTGGTCATCTGGTACAAAGAGGAATCCAACAATCCGATTTACAG CTTTGACTGTCGACGTCACGGCAACGCGCAAGACGCCACGCACTGGTCTGATTCCAGTATCGGAAACAGAGCCTTCTTCAAGCAGTCCGACAAGCCCGCTAAACTGAACCTTGAATCCGTCACCGAGAAGGATAATGGCCTCTACAGATGCAGGGTTGACTTCAAGCAGTCACCTACCAGAAACAGTAAAGTCAACCTGACCGTCATCG TTCCCCCCGAAAGGCTGAGCATACTGGACGAAGACGGGACCGCACACATCCAGAATTACATCCTTGGTCCCTACAGCGAGGGTGCTTCTGTCAACATTACATGCGTCGCGACGGGGG GTCGACCCCAACCCCGAGTAACTTGGTGGGACGAGAGCGTTCTGCTGGACGAGAGTTTCGAAGCTGTGGGAAATCGGAGTGTCCGGAATGTGCTGCGATTGGAGAAGTTGGAACGGAAACACCTTTCCACAACGCTCACTTGTCAGGCGTCCAACAATAACATGGTCACACCTATCGTCGGGACTGTAACTTTGAACATGAATC TTAAACCACTGTGGGTGCGACTTAGGGGTGAAAACCAACCGCTCAGTGCCGGGAGCACTCACGAAATTGCATGCGAAGTCGTCGGCGCTAGACCGACACCCGACGTCATATGGTCGAAGGGAAATATACCGCTGAAGAACACCAGGCTGACG GTCAGCCCGGATGGCAACACGACGACGAGCACCCTGACTTTCGTCCCGAGCATAGAGGACGCTGGGAAGTTCTTGTCCTGCAGAGCGAGCGTCCCCTCAATTCCACACTCGACGATAGAAGATGGCTGGAAACTCGACATATACC ATTCACCCGTGGTAACCCTTGAGCTTGGTAGCAACCTGAACGGAAGTCCGATCCGCGAGGGTATCGACGTATACTTCGAGTGTAACATCAAGTCGAATCCATGGGTCTACAAGGTCTCATGGCGACACAAC GGTAATCCGTTGTACCACAACGCGGCTGCGGGTACAATCGTTAGTAACCAGAGCCTGGTCCTGCAAAGTGTGACGCGGAGCCGATCTGGGATATACACGTGCGTCGGGAGCAACCGGGAGGGTGACGGGGAGAGCAACGCCCTTAATCTGGACATAAAGT TCGCTCCGGTGTGCAGACCAGGTCAGACCAAGGTCTATGGAGTCGCACGTCAGGAGACCGTCAGGATACGATGCGAGCTCGAGGCTAACCCTACCAACGTCTCCTTCACCTGGAGGTTCAACAGCAGCGCCGAAGCCGTCGACATCGCGCAGGCCCACGTCACCTCGGATCGGGCCCAATCTGTTGTTTCCTACACCCCGATGACAGAGTCCGATTACGGAAGCCTCGTTTGCTTGGGTGTCAACGATCAGGGGGCCCAGCTGGAGCCCTGCGTATACACCATCGTTCCTGCCG GTCATCCGGACAATCCGCACAACTGTTCAGTCCTCAATCAGACCACCGACTCCCTTCACGTCGAATGTACCGAGGGATTTGACGGCGGTCTTCCCCAGGAGTTCACCCTCGAAGTAGACATCGAGACCAGCAACGAACTGGCCAAGGCTGGATCCCTCGTCTACAACTCGACGAGCAAGGTGCCGACGTTCTCCGTCACTGGTCTCGACCCCGGAACCACCTACCACATCATCGTATTCGCGAGCAACTCGAAGGGACGCAGTGAGCCCGTCCGTTTAAGGACGACGACCCTGAACCTCCCCGAACGTCGAACCG GTGAACGACTGACACGTCCGCCATCCCCGGAGAACTGCACGATCCGGGAAGAGAGTCGAACGATGGTGAGGGTGAGCTGCGCCGAGAGCGAGTACTTCGACCCGAACACGGCGACGTACGTCCTCCAGGTCTTCGACGCCGGTTCTCGGCGGCTCCTGGCATCGGCGACGAGTCTGACGCCCAGCATCCTCGAGGTGACGGACCTCCCGGCGGAGCGAAGTCAACTGGGACTCGTCCTCTCCCTCAGGATCATGACGGCACACGCGACGAGCGACGCCACCGTTCTCCACAGCCAGCACTTCGTCCAGGAGGGCGAGACCCTGGAGCACCAGCGATACCCAG CTCTGACACCCGTGATGCTGTCTCTGTCGGGTCCGTTGCTGGGTGCCGTCGTGGGCGCAGCTGCCGGGCTGCTTCTGGTCATCTTCGTGATAGTCCTTGCTGTCCGTCTGCGGTACCGCCCCCGCCCCCAGGACGACAAGGACTCGCACGACGACGGAGGGATGGCTAACCTGGCCGCCCCCAACGAGAAGACGGCGAGCCTCCCGGCCAACACGGACAGCATAGAAAGCTTCGAAAAGAACCCCGACATCATACCCCATGGAAATG AAAACTCTTACGCTGAGCTCTGCAAGGGTGCGTCGCCCCGTTTTATCCTGCCGCAGTCTCGTCAGCTTCAGGATCAATCGTCCTTCGGGCCGAATGGGAACAAC AGTATCGAGCTCACCTACGCCGAGTTGTCGCTGCAGAGGGGCGGCAGACGCGTTCCCCCAAATTGCTACCAGCCGGTTCCTGTCGCGGGTGTTCAGCGTCCTCAGCTTCTGCCTATGTCCACATTGACGCGTCGCCAGCAGCCCCAGGATCCAACGATTTACGCCCAGGTTGCGACCGGAAAGTCTGTTTACATTCCGCCACCTCACCCCTATCTGACCAGGGGCGTCGACGAGACCACGGCGGAAACGCCTCTTATCGGCCGTGAGAACAAG ATAACAACGATCACAGAATCAGCGAATTCGTTATGGCGTTCGGCCACCCCGCCAACTTCAATGGCGCCGGCCACGTGA
- the LOC124416501 gene encoding nephrin-like isoform X5 encodes MIRESSEVIQCLIPDVENQGRKKASQGTMGRRDADRVGTPLFVAVSTIVLFVALRPCHATITNQEIVAMSEAQAVAGGVAQLPCDVEPPISGDKLYLVIWYKEESNNPIYSFDCRRHGNAQDATHWSDSSIGNRAFFKQSDKPAKLNLESVTEKDNGLYRCRVDFKQSPTRNSKVNLTVIVPPERLSILDEDGTAHIQNYILGPYSEGASVNITCVATGGRPQPRVTWWDESVLLDESFEAVGNRSVRNVLRLEKLERKHLSTTLTCQASNNNMVTPIVGTVTLNMNLKPLWVRLRGENQPLSAGSTHEIACEVVGARPTPDVIWSKGNIPLKNTRLTVSPDGNTTTSTLTFVPSIEDAGKFLSCRASVPSIPHSTIEDGWKLDIYHSPVVTLELGSNLNGSPIREGIDVYFECNIKSNPWVYKVSWRHNGNPLYHNAAAGTIVSNQSLVLQSVTRSRSGIYTCVGSNREGDGESNALNLDIKFAPVCRPGQTKVYGVARQETVRIRCELEANPTNVSFTWRFNSSAEAVDIAQAHVTSDRAQSVVSYTPMTESDYGSLVCLGVNDQGAQLEPCVYTIVPAGHPDNPHNCSVLNQTTDSLHVECTEGFDGGLPQEFTLEVDIETSNELAKAGSLVYNSTSKVPTFSVTGLDPGTTYHIIVFASNSKGRSEPVRLRTTTLNLPERRTALTPVMLSLSGPLLGAVVGAAAGLLLVIFVIVLAVRLRYRPRPQDDKDSHDDGGMANLAAPNEKTASLPANTDSIESFEKNPDIIPHGNENSYAELCKGASPRFILPQSRQLQDQSSFGPNGNNVSCYRDITGASPARGQQKDVKKCLTNASTPLIPQSIELTYAELSLQRGGRRVPPNCYQPVPVAGVQRPQLLPMSTLTRRQQPQDPTIYAQVATGKSVYIPPPHPYLTRGVDETTAETPLIGRENKITTITESANSLWRSATPPTSMAPAT; translated from the exons ttGCGATGAGCGAAGCCCAGGCCGTAGCTGGAGGAGTTGCCCAACTGCCGTGTGACGTCGAGCCTCCGATCAGCGGTGACAAACTCTATCTGGTCATCTGGTACAAAGAGGAATCCAACAATCCGATTTACAG CTTTGACTGTCGACGTCACGGCAACGCGCAAGACGCCACGCACTGGTCTGATTCCAGTATCGGAAACAGAGCCTTCTTCAAGCAGTCCGACAAGCCCGCTAAACTGAACCTTGAATCCGTCACCGAGAAGGATAATGGCCTCTACAGATGCAGGGTTGACTTCAAGCAGTCACCTACCAGAAACAGTAAAGTCAACCTGACCGTCATCG TTCCCCCCGAAAGGCTGAGCATACTGGACGAAGACGGGACCGCACACATCCAGAATTACATCCTTGGTCCCTACAGCGAGGGTGCTTCTGTCAACATTACATGCGTCGCGACGGGGG GTCGACCCCAACCCCGAGTAACTTGGTGGGACGAGAGCGTTCTGCTGGACGAGAGTTTCGAAGCTGTGGGAAATCGGAGTGTCCGGAATGTGCTGCGATTGGAGAAGTTGGAACGGAAACACCTTTCCACAACGCTCACTTGTCAGGCGTCCAACAATAACATGGTCACACCTATCGTCGGGACTGTAACTTTGAACATGAATC TTAAACCACTGTGGGTGCGACTTAGGGGTGAAAACCAACCGCTCAGTGCCGGGAGCACTCACGAAATTGCATGCGAAGTCGTCGGCGCTAGACCGACACCCGACGTCATATGGTCGAAGGGAAATATACCGCTGAAGAACACCAGGCTGACG GTCAGCCCGGATGGCAACACGACGACGAGCACCCTGACTTTCGTCCCGAGCATAGAGGACGCTGGGAAGTTCTTGTCCTGCAGAGCGAGCGTCCCCTCAATTCCACACTCGACGATAGAAGATGGCTGGAAACTCGACATATACC ATTCACCCGTGGTAACCCTTGAGCTTGGTAGCAACCTGAACGGAAGTCCGATCCGCGAGGGTATCGACGTATACTTCGAGTGTAACATCAAGTCGAATCCATGGGTCTACAAGGTCTCATGGCGACACAAC GGTAATCCGTTGTACCACAACGCGGCTGCGGGTACAATCGTTAGTAACCAGAGCCTGGTCCTGCAAAGTGTGACGCGGAGCCGATCTGGGATATACACGTGCGTCGGGAGCAACCGGGAGGGTGACGGGGAGAGCAACGCCCTTAATCTGGACATAAAGT TCGCTCCGGTGTGCAGACCAGGTCAGACCAAGGTCTATGGAGTCGCACGTCAGGAGACCGTCAGGATACGATGCGAGCTCGAGGCTAACCCTACCAACGTCTCCTTCACCTGGAGGTTCAACAGCAGCGCCGAAGCCGTCGACATCGCGCAGGCCCACGTCACCTCGGATCGGGCCCAATCTGTTGTTTCCTACACCCCGATGACAGAGTCCGATTACGGAAGCCTCGTTTGCTTGGGTGTCAACGATCAGGGGGCCCAGCTGGAGCCCTGCGTATACACCATCGTTCCTGCCG GTCATCCGGACAATCCGCACAACTGTTCAGTCCTCAATCAGACCACCGACTCCCTTCACGTCGAATGTACCGAGGGATTTGACGGCGGTCTTCCCCAGGAGTTCACCCTCGAAGTAGACATCGAGACCAGCAACGAACTGGCCAAGGCTGGATCCCTCGTCTACAACTCGACGAGCAAGGTGCCGACGTTCTCCGTCACTGGTCTCGACCCCGGAACCACCTACCACATCATCGTATTCGCGAGCAACTCGAAGGGACGCAGTGAGCCCGTCCGTTTAAGGACGACGACCCTGAACCTCCCCGAACGTCGAACCG CTCTGACACCCGTGATGCTGTCTCTGTCGGGTCCGTTGCTGGGTGCCGTCGTGGGCGCAGCTGCCGGGCTGCTTCTGGTCATCTTCGTGATAGTCCTTGCTGTCCGTCTGCGGTACCGCCCCCGCCCCCAGGACGACAAGGACTCGCACGACGACGGAGGGATGGCTAACCTGGCCGCCCCCAACGAGAAGACGGCGAGCCTCCCGGCCAACACGGACAGCATAGAAAGCTTCGAAAAGAACCCCGACATCATACCCCATGGAAATG AAAACTCTTACGCTGAGCTCTGCAAGGGTGCGTCGCCCCGTTTTATCCTGCCGCAGTCTCGTCAGCTTCAGGATCAATCGTCCTTCGGGCCGAATGGGAACAACGTAAGTTGTTACCGAGATATTACCGGCGCATCCCCAGCTCGGGGGCAGCAGAAAGATGTTAAAAAATGCTTAACGAACGCTTCGACGCCCTTGATACCGCAGAGTATCGAGCTCACCTACGCCGAGTTGTCGCTGCAGAGGGGCGGCAGACGCGTTCCCCCAAATTGCTACCAGCCGGTTCCTGTCGCGGGTGTTCAGCGTCCTCAGCTTCTGCCTATGTCCACATTGACGCGTCGCCAGCAGCCCCAGGATCCAACGATTTACGCCCAGGTTGCGACCGGAAAGTCTGTTTACATTCCGCCACCTCACCCCTATCTGACCAGGGGCGTCGACGAGACCACGGCGGAAACGCCTCTTATCGGCCGTGAGAACAAG ATAACAACGATCACAGAATCAGCGAATTCGTTATGGCGTTCGGCCACCCCGCCAACTTCAATGGCGCCGGCCACGTGA
- the LOC124416501 gene encoding nephrin-like isoform X3, protein MIRESSEVIQCLIPDVENQGRKKASQGTMGRRDADRVGTPLFVAVSTIVLFVALRPCHATITNQEIVAMSEAQAVAGGVAQLPCDVEPPISGDKLYLVIWYKEESNNPIYSFDCRRHGNAQDATHWSDSSIGNRAFFKQSDKPAKLNLESVTEKDNGLYRCRVDFKQSPTRNSKVNLTVIVPPERLSILDEDGTAHIQNYILGPYSEGASVNITCVATGGRPQPRVTWWDESVLLDESFEAVGNRSVRNVLRLEKLERKHLSTTLTCQASNNNMVTPIVGTVTLNMNLKPLWVRLRGENQPLSAGSTHEIACEVVGARPTPDVIWSKGNIPLKNTRLTVSPDGNTTTSTLTFVPSIEDAGKFLSCRASVPSIPHSTIEDGWKLDIYHSPVVTLELGSNLNGSPIREGIDVYFECNIKSNPWVYKVSWRHNGNPLYHNAAAGTIVSNQSLVLQSVTRSRSGIYTCVGSNREGDGESNALNLDIKFAPVCRPGQTKVYGVARQETVRIRCELEANPTNVSFTWRFNSSAEAVDIAQAHVTSDRAQSVVSYTPMTESDYGSLVCLGVNDQGAQLEPCVYTIVPAGHPDNPHNCSVLNQTTDSLHVECTEGFDGGLPQEFTLEVDIETSNELAKAGSLVYNSTSKVPTFSVTGLDPGTTYHIIVFASNSKGRSEPVRLRTTTLNLPERRTAGERLTRPPSPENCTIREESRTMVRVSCAESEYFDPNTATYVLQVFDAGSRRLLASATSLTPSILEVTDLPAERSQLGLVLSLRIMTAHATSDATVLHSQHFVQEGETLEHQRYPALTPVMLSLSGPLLGAVVGAAAGLLLVIFVIVLAVRLRYRPRPQDDKDSHDDGGMANLAAPNEKTASLPANTDSIESFEKNPDIIPHGNENSYAELCKGASPRFILPQSRQLQDQSSFGPNGNNSIELTYAELSLQRGGRRVPPNCYQPVPVAGVQRPQLLPMSTLTRRQQPQDPTIYAQVATGKSVYIPPPHPYLTRGVDETTAETPLIGRENKITTITESANSLWRSATPPTSMAPAT, encoded by the exons ttGCGATGAGCGAAGCCCAGGCCGTAGCTGGAGGAGTTGCCCAACTGCCGTGTGACGTCGAGCCTCCGATCAGCGGTGACAAACTCTATCTGGTCATCTGGTACAAAGAGGAATCCAACAATCCGATTTACAG CTTTGACTGTCGACGTCACGGCAACGCGCAAGACGCCACGCACTGGTCTGATTCCAGTATCGGAAACAGAGCCTTCTTCAAGCAGTCCGACAAGCCCGCTAAACTGAACCTTGAATCCGTCACCGAGAAGGATAATGGCCTCTACAGATGCAGGGTTGACTTCAAGCAGTCACCTACCAGAAACAGTAAAGTCAACCTGACCGTCATCG TTCCCCCCGAAAGGCTGAGCATACTGGACGAAGACGGGACCGCACACATCCAGAATTACATCCTTGGTCCCTACAGCGAGGGTGCTTCTGTCAACATTACATGCGTCGCGACGGGGG GTCGACCCCAACCCCGAGTAACTTGGTGGGACGAGAGCGTTCTGCTGGACGAGAGTTTCGAAGCTGTGGGAAATCGGAGTGTCCGGAATGTGCTGCGATTGGAGAAGTTGGAACGGAAACACCTTTCCACAACGCTCACTTGTCAGGCGTCCAACAATAACATGGTCACACCTATCGTCGGGACTGTAACTTTGAACATGAATC TTAAACCACTGTGGGTGCGACTTAGGGGTGAAAACCAACCGCTCAGTGCCGGGAGCACTCACGAAATTGCATGCGAAGTCGTCGGCGCTAGACCGACACCCGACGTCATATGGTCGAAGGGAAATATACCGCTGAAGAACACCAGGCTGACG GTCAGCCCGGATGGCAACACGACGACGAGCACCCTGACTTTCGTCCCGAGCATAGAGGACGCTGGGAAGTTCTTGTCCTGCAGAGCGAGCGTCCCCTCAATTCCACACTCGACGATAGAAGATGGCTGGAAACTCGACATATACC ATTCACCCGTGGTAACCCTTGAGCTTGGTAGCAACCTGAACGGAAGTCCGATCCGCGAGGGTATCGACGTATACTTCGAGTGTAACATCAAGTCGAATCCATGGGTCTACAAGGTCTCATGGCGACACAAC GGTAATCCGTTGTACCACAACGCGGCTGCGGGTACAATCGTTAGTAACCAGAGCCTGGTCCTGCAAAGTGTGACGCGGAGCCGATCTGGGATATACACGTGCGTCGGGAGCAACCGGGAGGGTGACGGGGAGAGCAACGCCCTTAATCTGGACATAAAGT TCGCTCCGGTGTGCAGACCAGGTCAGACCAAGGTCTATGGAGTCGCACGTCAGGAGACCGTCAGGATACGATGCGAGCTCGAGGCTAACCCTACCAACGTCTCCTTCACCTGGAGGTTCAACAGCAGCGCCGAAGCCGTCGACATCGCGCAGGCCCACGTCACCTCGGATCGGGCCCAATCTGTTGTTTCCTACACCCCGATGACAGAGTCCGATTACGGAAGCCTCGTTTGCTTGGGTGTCAACGATCAGGGGGCCCAGCTGGAGCCCTGCGTATACACCATCGTTCCTGCCG GTCATCCGGACAATCCGCACAACTGTTCAGTCCTCAATCAGACCACCGACTCCCTTCACGTCGAATGTACCGAGGGATTTGACGGCGGTCTTCCCCAGGAGTTCACCCTCGAAGTAGACATCGAGACCAGCAACGAACTGGCCAAGGCTGGATCCCTCGTCTACAACTCGACGAGCAAGGTGCCGACGTTCTCCGTCACTGGTCTCGACCCCGGAACCACCTACCACATCATCGTATTCGCGAGCAACTCGAAGGGACGCAGTGAGCCCGTCCGTTTAAGGACGACGACCCTGAACCTCCCCGAACGTCGAACCG CAGGTGAACGACTGACACGTCCGCCATCCCCGGAGAACTGCACGATCCGGGAAGAGAGTCGAACGATGGTGAGGGTGAGCTGCGCCGAGAGCGAGTACTTCGACCCGAACACGGCGACGTACGTCCTCCAGGTCTTCGACGCCGGTTCTCGGCGGCTCCTGGCATCGGCGACGAGTCTGACGCCCAGCATCCTCGAGGTGACGGACCTCCCGGCGGAGCGAAGTCAACTGGGACTCGTCCTCTCCCTCAGGATCATGACGGCACACGCGACGAGCGACGCCACCGTTCTCCACAGCCAGCACTTCGTCCAGGAGGGCGAGACCCTGGAGCACCAGCGATACCCAG CTCTGACACCCGTGATGCTGTCTCTGTCGGGTCCGTTGCTGGGTGCCGTCGTGGGCGCAGCTGCCGGGCTGCTTCTGGTCATCTTCGTGATAGTCCTTGCTGTCCGTCTGCGGTACCGCCCCCGCCCCCAGGACGACAAGGACTCGCACGACGACGGAGGGATGGCTAACCTGGCCGCCCCCAACGAGAAGACGGCGAGCCTCCCGGCCAACACGGACAGCATAGAAAGCTTCGAAAAGAACCCCGACATCATACCCCATGGAAATG AAAACTCTTACGCTGAGCTCTGCAAGGGTGCGTCGCCCCGTTTTATCCTGCCGCAGTCTCGTCAGCTTCAGGATCAATCGTCCTTCGGGCCGAATGGGAACAAC AGTATCGAGCTCACCTACGCCGAGTTGTCGCTGCAGAGGGGCGGCAGACGCGTTCCCCCAAATTGCTACCAGCCGGTTCCTGTCGCGGGTGTTCAGCGTCCTCAGCTTCTGCCTATGTCCACATTGACGCGTCGCCAGCAGCCCCAGGATCCAACGATTTACGCCCAGGTTGCGACCGGAAAGTCTGTTTACATTCCGCCACCTCACCCCTATCTGACCAGGGGCGTCGACGAGACCACGGCGGAAACGCCTCTTATCGGCCGTGAGAACAAG ATAACAACGATCACAGAATCAGCGAATTCGTTATGGCGTTCGGCCACCCCGCCAACTTCAATGGCGCCGGCCACGTGA